In the Lujinxingia litoralis genome, one interval contains:
- a CDS encoding RtcB family protein: MKARELKELGIPADLCPRVLREAVASLKAGATVDEVRAELGELLARVPGPAEEGHFGWLVAELSKRERWEERPAPAPWVQWGKDLEASALGQMAGATRLPIAWRGALMADAHPGYGLPIGGVLATEEAVIPYAVGVDIACRVKLSVLDIDLASFEANPQRFERALEEETRFGIGANFQRRRNHAVMDQDWEVSPVTSRLKSKGWKQLGTSGSGNHFVEFGELTLSAPDLGLEAGRYLALLSHSGSRGVGAAVANHYSKLAMASHPQLPPELRHLAWLEMSSELGQEYWAAMELMGEYASANHAVIHREIVRHLGAEVLAGVENHHNYAWKEVHDGKEVIVHRKGATPAGKGVLGVIPGTMADPGYVVRGKGNALSLESSAHGAGRVMSRTRAKKTLKWGAFRQRLERQKVRLLSAGLDEAPDVYKNIEDVMRAQDDLVERVARFDPRMVKMAPAGEPAED, encoded by the coding sequence ATGAAAGCACGCGAACTTAAAGAACTGGGAATCCCCGCCGACCTCTGCCCCCGGGTGTTGCGCGAGGCGGTGGCGTCGCTCAAAGCCGGCGCGACGGTGGACGAGGTGCGGGCGGAGCTCGGCGAGTTGCTCGCCAGGGTGCCGGGCCCGGCCGAGGAGGGGCACTTTGGGTGGCTGGTCGCCGAGTTGAGCAAGCGCGAGCGCTGGGAGGAGCGCCCGGCCCCGGCGCCCTGGGTGCAGTGGGGAAAGGATCTGGAGGCCTCCGCGCTCGGCCAGATGGCCGGGGCCACTCGCCTGCCCATTGCCTGGCGCGGGGCGCTGATGGCCGATGCCCATCCGGGCTACGGGTTGCCGATCGGCGGGGTGCTGGCCACCGAGGAGGCGGTGATCCCCTATGCGGTCGGCGTGGACATCGCCTGCCGCGTGAAGTTGAGCGTGCTCGACATCGATTTGGCGAGCTTTGAGGCCAACCCGCAGCGTTTTGAGCGGGCGCTCGAAGAGGAGACCCGCTTTGGGATCGGTGCAAACTTCCAGCGCCGGCGAAACCACGCGGTGATGGATCAGGACTGGGAGGTTTCGCCGGTGACCTCGCGTCTGAAGTCGAAGGGCTGGAAGCAGCTCGGCACCAGCGGCTCGGGGAACCACTTTGTGGAGTTTGGCGAGCTCACGCTCTCGGCGCCCGACCTGGGGCTGGAGGCCGGGCGCTACCTGGCCCTGCTCAGCCACAGCGGCAGTCGCGGGGTGGGGGCGGCGGTAGCCAACCACTACTCGAAGCTGGCGATGGCGAGTCATCCGCAGCTCCCCCCGGAGCTGCGTCACCTGGCCTGGCTTGAGATGAGCAGTGAGCTCGGTCAGGAGTACTGGGCGGCCATGGAGCTGATGGGCGAGTATGCCTCGGCGAATCACGCGGTGATCCATCGGGAGATCGTGCGTCATCTGGGCGCCGAGGTGCTGGCCGGGGTGGAGAATCATCATAACTACGCCTGGAAAGAGGTGCATGATGGCAAGGAGGTGATCGTGCATCGCAAGGGCGCCACCCCGGCGGGCAAAGGGGTGCTCGGGGTGATTCCGGGCACGATGGCCGACCCGGGGTATGTGGTGCGGGGCAAGGGCAACGCGCTCTCGCTGGAGAGCTCCGCCCACGGTGCCGGGCGCGTGATGTCGCGCACCCGGGCCAAAAAGACGCTGAAGTGGGGAGCGTTTCGCCAGCGCCTGGAGCGCCAGAAGGTTCGGCTGCTTTCGGCCGGGCTCGATGAGGCTCCCGACGTGTACAAAAACATCGAAGACGTGATGCGGGCCCAGGACGATCTGGTCGAGCGGGTGGCGCGTTTTGACCCGCGGATGGTCAAGATGGCGCCTGCTGGCGAGCCGGCGGAGGATTGA
- a CDS encoding ATP-binding cassette domain-containing protein has product MRASQVAARLERVSFSYPQAMVELFSELDLHLSPGWHGLVGANGAGKSTLLHLLAARLTPTHGQIHIALPGPVVLCEQRVNEPGPLVEEAAHRWDKEAMRLKSRLGLEFEGWARWETLSPGERKRWQIGAALMARPAMLLLDEPTNHLDAPGQAWLLEAMRLHKGLGVVVSHRRELLDALCTSTLWVESRAERASQIQVYPVPYSQAAELRQAASDHARQTRQTLQARCDRQEQAAREAARRQQSAERSLKSSSRMSSARDSDARSMGNKIRASWAEAGAGRQAGIATRALQKMRAELAELPIEKTRWRALHIDFEPSPKDPVLSLPGVDLVAGTHRLARDLRLALGRHEKIALRGPNGAGKSTLLRLALDHLHIPRDRVLYLPQELSLEQSTALIDELRALPGPRLGEVMNIVAALGMEPRPFLKGDAPSPGQMRKLALARALHQRVWAMVLDEPTNHLDLPSIELLEEALLDYPGALLLVSHDQNLCQRVAPTHWHLEGQTLQVKGPDSHEAF; this is encoded by the coding sequence ATGAGGGCATCTCAGGTTGCGGCGCGCCTGGAGCGCGTCTCGTTTTCGTATCCGCAGGCGATGGTGGAGCTCTTTTCGGAGCTCGATCTGCATCTAAGCCCCGGGTGGCATGGCCTTGTGGGGGCCAACGGCGCCGGAAAGTCCACTCTTTTGCACCTGCTGGCCGCCCGGCTCACGCCGACCCACGGTCAGATCCACATCGCCCTGCCCGGCCCGGTGGTGCTCTGTGAGCAGCGCGTAAACGAGCCCGGCCCCCTGGTCGAAGAGGCCGCCCACCGCTGGGATAAAGAGGCCATGCGCCTCAAAAGTCGGCTGGGGCTTGAGTTTGAGGGCTGGGCCCGCTGGGAGACGCTCTCTCCCGGGGAGCGCAAGCGCTGGCAGATCGGCGCGGCCCTGATGGCGCGCCCGGCGATGCTCCTGCTCGATGAGCCCACCAACCACCTCGACGCCCCGGGGCAGGCCTGGCTCTTAGAGGCGATGCGCCTGCATAAGGGCCTCGGCGTGGTGGTCAGCCACCGCCGAGAGCTCCTCGACGCGCTCTGCACCTCGACCCTGTGGGTGGAGTCGCGTGCCGAGCGGGCCTCTCAGATCCAGGTGTATCCGGTGCCCTACAGCCAGGCGGCCGAGCTGCGCCAGGCCGCCTCGGACCACGCGCGCCAGACGCGCCAGACACTCCAGGCCCGCTGCGACCGTCAGGAGCAGGCCGCCCGGGAGGCCGCCCGGCGCCAGCAATCGGCCGAGCGCAGCCTCAAGAGCTCCAGCCGCATGAGCTCCGCCCGTGACAGCGACGCCCGCAGCATGGGCAACAAGATCCGGGCCAGCTGGGCCGAGGCCGGCGCCGGCCGCCAGGCCGGCATCGCCACCCGGGCCCTCCAGAAGATGCGCGCCGAGCTGGCCGAACTCCCCATCGAAAAGACCCGCTGGCGAGCCCTGCACATCGACTTTGAACCCTCGCCAAAAGACCCGGTGCTCAGCCTCCCGGGGGTCGATCTGGTGGCCGGCACACACCGGCTGGCCCGCGACCTGCGCCTGGCCCTGGGACGCCACGAAAAAATCGCCCTGCGCGGGCCCAATGGCGCCGGAAAATCCACCCTCCTGCGCCTGGCCCTCGACCACCTGCACATCCCCCGCGACCGGGTGCTCTACCTGCCTCAGGAGCTCTCCCTTGAACAGAGCACGGCTCTCATCGACGAGCTCCGGGCCCTGCCCGGCCCACGACTCGGAGAGGTGATGAACATCGTGGCGGCCCTGGGCATGGAGCCCCGGCCCTTCCTTAAGGGCGACGCCCCCAGCCCGGGCCAGATGCGCAAGCTGGCGCTGGCCCGCGCCCTTCACCAACGGGTCTGGGCGATGGTGCTCGACGAGCCCACCAACCACCTGGACCTCCCCTCTATCGAACTCTTAGAAGAAGCCCTCCTCGACTACCCCGGCGCGCTCCTGCTGGTCAGCCACGATCAAAACCTCTGCCAGCGGGTCGCCCCGACCCACTGGCACCTGGAGGGTCAGACGCTACAGGTAAAGGGGCCCGACTCGCACGAGGCCTTTTAA